In Longimicrobium sp., a genomic segment contains:
- a CDS encoding M56 family metallopeptidase → MSAALPAAVFAALADAALKGSVVLVAALAATHLMRRRSAAARHLVWVVALASMLALPLVTRLLPAWRVVPVPAPLRPATEFVAATPAAAAAPATPSPSPAKPLADAATPAAGTAFAPAPTSPSPAKPFDWKRVMTMLWAAGGILLVVRLGYGLARVWWMERRATEITDEGWVHIADRLARRLRVGRLVTLLRETHALVPMTWGIVRPVVLLPADAEEWDDERRTVVLAHELAHVRRWDPATQWIAHVAIALFWFHPLVWLAARRMREEREHACDDAVLSLGTRPVAYADHLLDIVRSLGQAEGPAAALAMARRSQFEGRLLAILDAATPRGGVSRGLGFAALIVAAAAVAPLAALRAVPSPAAALQATPAPEDVSTLTVRIAGIDAPPPRDGGIAGKIRDSSASVRRSAAKALGLGGTPAATEQPAVPAAAAPATERTPVTTAPADTPPAAVASLAGADTHTLMSRLGTADPGLYAAIIRAADEIKSSTDRRLILTLLLEKGDLSADNVTAIIRSAKTIESDTDRRLVLDAALHHRAFPSNPVPHVFYEALAAFSSNTDERLVMSALLDAHRLNADCLALLFAELARMGSDAERRLVLMTAASTQRMDARNRDAYVAATRAMRSDSERMLALNALLSAAGGSSSRGGTGARGESTAAQPSAARGEQTWDADTHIEADGRDVILRTRGVVFTRNRWEIVRIRRGGSLVAQETRGGTVRRLTARPGEDGRPVYTYTVDGRARGYDGPARGWFEALVREFTGS, encoded by the coding sequence ATGAGCGCCGCGCTGCCCGCCGCCGTCTTCGCCGCGCTGGCGGACGCGGCGCTGAAGGGGTCCGTCGTCCTCGTCGCCGCCCTGGCGGCCACGCACCTGATGCGCCGCCGCTCGGCCGCCGCGCGCCACCTGGTCTGGGTGGTGGCGCTGGCGTCGATGCTGGCGCTGCCGCTGGTCACGCGCCTCCTTCCCGCGTGGCGCGTCGTCCCCGTCCCCGCGCCGCTGCGGCCCGCGACGGAGTTCGTCGCCGCCACGCCCGCGGCCGCCGCCGCGCCGGCGACGCCATCTCCATCCCCCGCGAAGCCCCTCGCGGACGCCGCCACGCCCGCCGCGGGGACGGCGTTCGCCCCCGCGCCCACATCTCCATCCCCCGCAAAGCCGTTCGACTGGAAGCGGGTGATGACGATGCTGTGGGCGGCGGGCGGCATCCTGCTCGTCGTGCGCCTGGGCTACGGGCTGGCGCGCGTGTGGTGGATGGAGCGCCGCGCGACGGAGATCACCGACGAGGGATGGGTCCACATCGCCGACCGCCTCGCGCGGCGCCTGCGCGTGGGCCGGCTGGTGACGCTGCTGCGCGAGACGCACGCGCTGGTGCCGATGACGTGGGGGATCGTGCGCCCGGTGGTCCTCCTTCCCGCCGACGCGGAGGAGTGGGACGACGAGCGCCGCACGGTTGTCCTGGCCCACGAGCTGGCGCACGTGCGCCGGTGGGACCCGGCGACGCAGTGGATCGCCCACGTGGCGATCGCGCTCTTCTGGTTCCACCCGCTGGTGTGGCTGGCCGCGCGCCGGATGCGCGAGGAGCGCGAGCACGCCTGCGACGACGCGGTGCTGTCGCTGGGGACGCGCCCGGTCGCGTACGCCGACCACCTGCTCGACATCGTCCGCTCGCTGGGCCAGGCCGAGGGCCCCGCCGCCGCGCTGGCGATGGCGCGCCGGTCGCAGTTCGAGGGGCGCCTGCTGGCCATCCTCGACGCCGCCACGCCGCGCGGCGGGGTGAGCCGCGGGCTGGGCTTCGCCGCGCTGATCGTCGCGGCGGCGGCGGTGGCGCCGCTGGCCGCGCTGCGCGCCGTCCCCTCGCCCGCCGCCGCGCTGCAGGCGACGCCGGCGCCGGAGGACGTGTCCACGCTGACGGTGAGGATCGCCGGGATCGACGCCCCGCCGCCGCGGGACGGGGGGATCGCCGGCAAGATCCGCGATTCCTCCGCGTCGGTCCGCCGCTCCGCCGCGAAGGCGCTGGGGCTCGGCGGCACGCCGGCGGCGACGGAGCAGCCGGCCGTCCCCGCCGCCGCCGCGCCGGCGACCGAGCGCACGCCGGTGACGACCGCGCCGGCGGATACGCCGCCCGCCGCCGTGGCGAGCCTGGCCGGCGCGGACACGCACACGCTGATGAGCCGGCTGGGGACGGCGGATCCCGGGCTGTACGCCGCCATCATCCGCGCCGCGGACGAGATCAAGTCGTCCACCGACCGCCGCCTCATCCTCACCCTGCTGCTGGAGAAGGGCGACCTGAGCGCGGACAACGTCACCGCCATCATCCGCTCGGCGAAGACGATCGAATCCGACACCGACCGCCGGCTGGTGCTAGACGCGGCCCTGCATCACCGCGCCTTCCCCTCGAACCCGGTCCCCCACGTCTTCTACGAGGCGCTGGCCGCCTTCTCCTCCAACACCGACGAGCGGCTGGTGATGTCGGCGCTGCTGGACGCGCACCGGCTGAACGCCGACTGCCTGGCGCTGCTCTTCGCCGAGCTGGCGCGGATGGGCTCGGACGCCGAGCGGCGGCTGGTGCTGATGACCGCCGCCAGCACGCAGCGGATGGACGCGCGCAACCGCGATGCGTACGTGGCCGCCACGCGCGCCATGCGCTCGGACTCGGAGCGGATGCTGGCGCTGAACGCGCTGCTGAGCGCCGCCGGCGGATCGTCCTCGCGCGGCGGCACGGGCGCACGCGGCGAGTCCACCGCCGCCCAGCCCTCCGCCGCCCGCGGCGAGCAGACGTGGGACGCCGACACGCACATCGAGGCCGACGGGCGCGACGTGATCCTCCGCACGCGCGGCGTGGTCTTCACCCGCAACCGCTGGGAGATCGTGCGCATCCGGCGCGGCGGCTCGCTGGTGGCGCAGGAGACGCGCGGCGGCACCGTCCGCAGGCTGACCGCCCGCCCCGGCGAGGACGGCCGCCCGGTCTACACCTACACGGTGGACGGACGCGCCCGCGGCTACGACGGCCCCGCGCGCGGCTGGTTCGAGGCGCTGGTGCGCGAGTTCACCGGCAGCTGA